Proteins encoded together in one Hevea brasiliensis isolate MT/VB/25A 57/8 chromosome 16, ASM3005281v1, whole genome shotgun sequence window:
- the LOC110654334 gene encoding glutathione S-transferase TCHQD: MQFYHHPYSLDSQKVRLALEEKGIDYTSHHVNPITGKNMDSSFFTKNPSGKLPVFQNGAHIIFDTIEMIQYIERIAVVSAGADENSFSNREVVEWMQKIQEWNPKFFTLSHIPEKYRLAVSKFIRRVVIARMAESPDLASAYHRKLKEAYETEDKLKNPEVLKRSKEHLIRLLEEVETKLSETSYLGGEEFSMADAMLIPVLARLVLLNLEDEYISSRPNIAEYWIMVQQRPSYKKVIGKYFNGWRRYKTLIKTWCFVRFRSLLRKF; this comes from the exons ATGCAGTTCTATCACCATCCATACTCTCTGGATAGTCAGAAGGTGAGACTTGCTTTGGAAGAGAAGGGCATAGACTACACATCGCACCATGTCAATCCTATAACAGGAAAGAATATGGATTCCTCATTCTTCACGAAAAATCCAAGTGGAAAGCTCCCTGTTTTCCAGAATGGCGCCCACATCATTTTTGACACCATTGAGATGATCCA GTACATTGAAAGAATTGCAGTTGTCTCAGCAGGTGCTGATGAGAATTCCTTTAGTAACAGAGAAGTTGTTGAATGGATGCAGAAGATACAAGAGTGGAACCCCAAGTTTTTCACACTTTCTCACATCCCAGAGAAATACCGCCTTGCTGTTTCCAAATTCATAAGGCGTGTGGTGATTGCTCGAATGGCTGAATCCCCTGATCTAGCAAGTGCTTACCACCGTAAACTAAAAGAAGCTTATGAAACTGAAGACAAGTTGAAAAATCCAGAAGTTCTGAAACGAAGCAAAGAGCATCTTATTAGACTTCTTGAGGAGGTTGAAACCAAGTTGAGTGAAACATCATATTTAGGTGGGGAAGAGTTCTCAATGGCAGACGCAATGCTGATCCCAGTACTGGCTCGCTTAGTACTGTTGAATTTGGAAGATGAGTATATAAGTAGCAGGCCAAATATAGCTGAGTACTGGATTATGGTGCAGCAGAGGCCTAGTTATAAAAAGGTGATTGGGAAGTATTTCAATGGCTGGAGAAGATACAAAACACTAATAAAAACCTGGTGTTTTGTTCGTTTCAGAAGTTTGTTGAGGAAATTCTGA